The following coding sequences are from one Clostridioides difficile ATCC 9689 = DSM 1296 window:
- a CDS encoding BglG family transcription antiterminator: protein MHKRLLTLFKLLNESDDKITCKTLSNHLKVSERTIRNDITSINGTLEKNGAIIKIKKGEGYYIDILNLALYQQYLALISDDIMDSSEIPDSPIERNQYILKYILYNNTYIKLEDLANSLYVSKFTILNDIKRIKPILSKYNLILVSKPYYGVKVEGKEIDIRRCISNNMINRNFENYIIGITDREIELFNNVDLIELQRVVLSEINKFNINFLDFNLKNFIIHLAITVSRILDGYCLDNVLDVVLTDFQSNTTVENIFNYIESKYTIIISKADRVYLYNHFITKSSLLDNVSNRVDTKIIEYVEEILEVINNQYTFDLRNDSVLFDDLVLHFKSILNSKSYNLNKVNPLINTIKSNYPLAFEITLNAIEKVFKNSIYSLTEDEIGYVSLHIGAGIERFFQSNIKCKNVVLVCGSGYGSSRLLEVQLNKVFHDKINILQCLSFNQFLASELSDVDIIISTIPLNHDSIPIVLVDLKLLKKDIENISKSITNNSHIYSNLLDNFFDKNLFIVNPKIKDKDELIKLMCNKLTQSEIVFPSFAESVFYRESLSSTNIDDFLAIPHPMELSSIRTKICISILDEPIYWSEDSTVKLIMMLAINKDDYIKINSIYDILLKIIHDNDIRDSISNCNDFDNFLSIIKSIV from the coding sequence ATGCACAAGAGATTGCTCACGTTGTTTAAATTATTAAATGAAAGTGATGATAAAATTACTTGTAAAACTTTAAGTAATCATTTAAAAGTGAGTGAGAGAACTATAAGAAATGATATTACTTCTATAAATGGAACTTTAGAGAAAAATGGTGCTATTATTAAAATAAAAAAAGGAGAAGGATATTATATAGATATTCTTAATTTAGCATTATACCAACAGTATCTAGCATTAATATCTGATGATATTATGGATTCAAGTGAAATACCAGATTCTCCTATAGAAAGAAATCAATATATTTTAAAATATATTCTCTATAACAATACATATATAAAACTAGAAGATTTAGCTAATAGCTTGTATGTGAGTAAATTTACAATACTAAATGACATAAAAAGAATAAAGCCTATTTTGTCAAAGTATAATTTAATATTAGTTTCTAAGCCATATTATGGAGTTAAAGTTGAAGGGAAGGAAATAGATATTCGAAGATGTATTTCTAATAATATGATAAATAGGAATTTTGAAAACTATATAATTGGAATTACAGATAGAGAAATAGAATTATTTAATAATGTAGATTTAATAGAGCTTCAAAGGGTAGTGTTAAGTGAAATTAATAAATTTAATATCAATTTCCTAGATTTTAATCTAAAAAACTTTATTATCCATTTAGCTATTACTGTAAGTAGAATACTTGATGGTTACTGCTTAGATAATGTTTTAGATGTTGTTTTAACAGATTTTCAATCGAATACAACTGTTGAAAATATATTTAATTATATTGAGAGCAAATATACTATAATTATTTCAAAGGCAGACAGAGTTTATCTATATAATCATTTTATAACTAAAAGTTCTCTTTTGGATAACGTTTCCAATAGGGTAGATACTAAAATTATAGAGTATGTTGAAGAAATTTTAGAAGTAATCAACAATCAATATACTTTTGACCTTAGAAATGATAGTGTATTATTTGATGATTTAGTACTGCACTTTAAATCAATTCTCAATTCTAAATCTTATAATTTAAATAAGGTGAATCCCCTTATAAATACAATAAAGAGTAATTATCCTTTAGCATTTGAAATAACTTTAAATGCTATAGAAAAAGTTTTTAAAAATAGTATTTACTCTTTAACAGAAGATGAAATTGGATATGTATCCCTGCATATAGGTGCTGGAATAGAGAGATTTTTTCAAAGTAATATTAAGTGTAAAAACGTAGTATTAGTATGTGGTTCAGGGTATGGTTCAAGTAGGTTATTAGAGGTTCAATTAAACAAAGTTTTTCATGATAAAATAAATATACTTCAATGTCTATCATTTAATCAATTTTTAGCTAGTGAATTGTCAGATGTAGATATAATAATATCGACAATTCCTTTAAATCATGATAGTATTCCTATTGTATTAGTGGATTTAAAACTATTAAAAAAAGATATAGAGAATATATCTAAGTCAATCACTAATAATTCCCATATTTATAGTAATCTTTTGGACAATTTCTTTGATAAAAATTTATTTATTGTTAATCCTAAAATCAAAGATAAAGATGAGCTTATAAAGTTGATGTGCAACAAATTAACTCAAAGTGAAATTGTATTTCCATCATTTGCTGAATCTGTATTTTACAGAGAAAGTTTATCTTCTACCAATATAGATGATTTTTTAGCTATACCTCATCCTATGGAATTAAGCTCTATAAGAACTAAGATTTGTATTTCCATATTGGATGAACCAATATATTGGAGTGAAGATTCTACTGTTAAATTAATCATGATGTTGGCTATAAATAAAGATGATTATATAAAAATAAACTCCATTTATGATATCCTTTTAAAGATAATTCATGACAATGATATTAGAGATAGTATATCTAATTGTAATGATTTTGATAATTTTCTTTCCATAATCAAGTCTATAGTATAG